A stretch of DNA from Phocoena sinus isolate mPhoSin1 chromosome 5, mPhoSin1.pri, whole genome shotgun sequence:
TTGACTGGATGACCTTTCCAAGTTTCTCCTAATCCTCAAATATGAGGTAGGTATGCCAATAAcacaaacctttaaaaaaaaaaaaacgtaaaggAATGCTTGCTAAAATAATAATCAAGAAATTCGATTCTAGATAGGAGGGTAAGTCACAATGAAAGCTGACATACTGTGTCAAATATTCTCAGAATAGAATATGTTTGAAAGTTCTAGAATGACATTTTGTGCAATGGAGAAATTTTAtggttagaaataattttattcaaatgTACACAGTTATAACTACCATCAAATAGTGTAAAATATACTCAAAGAATTAACTAGAATGGGTGCTTTAAAGACGATCATAAAATATCACAAGAGCACGATGGTAGTAATAAGATCATGGGAGAAAACTGAACCTTTTATAAGGTCTGTACAGCTTCACATACTCATAActttaacataataataataatggcaagaGGACTCTCAGTATTTTCCACGTACCATCGTGACAGCAAGACGATTTTCCTGAGTTATCTCATTTATCCTCATCAACCCTCTAAAGTTAATATGTCAATTCCATTTTACCAGGGAGGAAACTCAAACTGAGAAAGGTAGGTTATTTGTCCAAACTCACACAGCCAATAAGTACTAGGTCTGGGTTTAAAGTTTAAACCCACCAGTCCCAACGCCAGAACCCAAGCCCTCAATCACTGTGCCAATGCTTCCTCCAGAGGACAAAACTTGTTCCTCACCATCAAGAATAAAGTAGATTTTTAAGATGCTAATATGAAGTCAAATGGccaagaaggaagagaagcaaaaacCTTTGATTACAACCCACCTTATTTGTGGCTGATTTCCCCAGTTCCCTTTGGGCTCTCCTACCTACCGTGGGGAGTCCGCAAGTCGAGACGACAGACTGTAAAACTGTGTTCACATCCCTACACATTCCAACTGTTTTGTTACTCGTGTACATGGCCATTTCAGAAATTCCTAGGTAGTCTGGCATACTAAATGTCGATCACGATTTTCAGCTCTTAGAAACCCACTGTGTATTACTCTAGCCTCAAGTAAGACTTCAAAAATGTGGTCACTCTTGCTTACATTTTCTCTGGAAACTCAGAGAATAGAGGATCAAAGAAAGCGTTTTAAGGTACATGATCTTTTTCTGTCCTCCTCAGCTTTCTCTGCTCGTGACTGATGAGAAGACACCATCCTACAGGCCACCGTGtataagaacagaaagaaatggagCTGAGTAACGTACAGCAGTTACCTTACAAATGCTACTGACTGCCTGACCTTTGCCATCCGTATCTAACGCTCTTCCACTTTCCAGGCGCAGTTCACAGATAAGGAGGCCGAGGGCACCACCAGAGAATTACTGAAAATATAAGCATGcaagtgacttttaaaattaaaatactttattaaaatgaagtGCATCCTATCCAATAACTTTATATGTATGAAAAGATATATAAAGTTATTGGATAGGATGTATTTCATTGGTCTCTGCTTTTAAAAGCTTTCAACAACAGGTCTGCTGCTAGTCCTGGGGACAGGGCCCCACTGAGAACCCTTTTTTCCAGAAGAGGAATCTGTTCCCGGACTGTGGGGTGGGTCCTGAAATGTTCTACCACATTTTCCTGAATGAGGTTCCACATCCAAACTTTCTGCTGCTTCTGTCTCTTGGCAGTCAGCTCCCCACTGGCAAGCATCACATCCTGGAATTCTTTCATTGTGTCCCACATTTCAGTGATCCCCTCTCCGCTTCTGGCAGAAATACGAATTACCTGTTGAAAAGGGAAGAACCAGAACTATTTTACTTAAAACGATAGGAAACATTGTCATGGGGACTCTGGCATTTGCCAATTAAGTCTTACAGTCTATGGCAATAGGTAGGCGACAAAAATGAGACATTTTATCATCGTGTCAAAGTAGACAACGCTGAGAAATATACTAAGGTAACTTACTAAGGTTACTAAgtgcaaagcagaaataagacACTGATCTTTTAGCTCAGAGGTCTGTTTTGACTGGGGATTGCTCGAATGGTCTTCAGAGACCACAGGGATGAACTGGGAAATGGTCACTAGGATGAGAAGGGCAATGCTACGTAGGTTTCCCTGAGGCCTGAGAGCCAGAAAATGAAACCGAGCTGAGAGAATAGCCCCGTTCCCTCCGTCAAATTGCCTGGTTCAGCAGGTGCTATGAGCATGGGTATCTGCATGGACTAGACAGCTCCAGATGCAGCACAGACAACGTGCCGGAAGCCGACAGCAAGAAGTGTCATCGTTGTTCTCGTTATAGTGATTATAGGTTACTCTTTAATAACACAGGGCCCTGCTACAGATAAAATGTCCGCATCAGTATTACTGCATCACTTACTacgggtttgttttttttttccttatcgaAAACATCACCCGACAACCATAATGGGAAGGAAAGTTACCACATCAAAAGCCTGTTCTCTCCTACTCAAACCCTAACCTAGATAGTCAAGTCATTAATTGTGCCATCATCTTCAGGATGGTTCCTTGCAGGATGGATTTGTCATCACATCCGAATGGCTCGAGCCAAGCATTAAACAATCAAATTTATCGCCTCACATCTAGTTTTTGGCATCTAGTGGTTGAAGGATTATACTTAAAATCATAACTACACACTCTGTGGCTttgccataatttaaaaaattataatctcaCCTACAAGCAAGGATTGATTCTATGTCTAGCTTGGGACTCACATCCTCTCTTCTAACGGGCAAAGTCCACTCAGGGTGAAAACTGTAGAACAGAATGCAGGCTGACCTTTGGTCTCCAGACTCCTGAACGCCTGCGGAGTAACTTCAGCGCGCTCACATACTCTGCTTGTATCCTTCGAGCTGGCACGACCAAGTCTCCATCAGATTTGGTTATAGCCACCAGATCTGCCATCTCAATTATACCTCTTTTAATACCCtggtgagaaaaagaagagaaagtgattCATCTGAAACATTTCATGCCATCAAAAATGGGACACCAGTTACTGCTAAGGTTTTGAGAGTCATATGCTCTAACtttttctctgcaccctcccaAGCCCTGGGTCCTAGGAATCACAATTATTGACAGAAATCACTCAAAAGCACTGACTCTTGGGATTACGGAAGTCATCTGTAATATCTCTTTCAAATTTGGAGACTAACACGCTGAAATACATTCAGAACTAGAGTAAATATATCATCCAGACACAATATGATTGAATGGCAGGAGACAGTTCACACTGCCTCATGACAGATTCCACTTCTCGGGAGCTAACCCTGCAGGATGCAAAACCATCCATCATTCAggtgcttaaaaaagaaaacacctatGTCACTAACATGTTCATTTCCAGAAAGAGTCTTTGAAGTTTTCCTTAAATGtatgtagcatttttttttgatttgcatttgaggaaaaaaataacctgaTGGCTAAAAACGCCTCAATCTCTTGATTTAAATTATGTTGCGTGAAAACACTAGAAAAATCCTAAGGCCaaaccttatttggaaaatgaagatTCTGCTATCTAAGATTAaaatttctcttcaaatattttaaaacgtaACTTTCAGTGGTTAAATTCTAATAGTTAATGTTTCTAAACTGCAGCATCCAGAGTCTGATGTCACTAGTGTTTCAGAATTTTTCAACTGAAGGGGAGGTGTTGTGTAATATagaatttgggggcttccctggtggcgcggtggttgagaatctgcctgccaatgcaggcgacacgggttcaagccctggtctgggaaggcccctcatgccgcggagccactaagcccgtgcaccacaactactgagcctgcactctagagcctgtgtgtcacaactaccgaagcctagagcctgtgctcagcaacaagagaagccaccgcaatgagaagcccgcgcaccaccatgaagagtagcccccgctcgtcacgactagagaaagcccgtgtgcggcaacgaggacccaacgcagccaaaaatgaataaataaataaataaaaattaaaaaaaaaaaaagcaagcatttaTCTGGTCTTTGTCCCAAGGTTCCTGGGAGGAAACTGCTAAATCCTTGGagtttcctgagtgataggagtgaCTTTGTTGTTCGCCATGGGTGCCTGGGACCATGCCTGGGACCATACCTGGGTTTATGCAAGATCACTTAGAATGGGGGCTGAGCCCACCAGTAGAAC
This window harbors:
- the MMAA gene encoding methylmalonic aciduria type A protein, mitochondrial isoform X3 gives rise to the protein MLTDRGHKLSVLAVDPSSCTSGGSLLGDKTRMTELSRDMNAYIRPSPTRGTLGGVTRTTNEAILLCEGGGYDIILIETVGVGQSEFAVADMVDMFVLLLPPAGGDELQGIKRGIIEMADLVAITKSDGDLVVPARRIQAEYVSALKLLRRRSGVWRPKVIRISARSGEGITEMWDTMKEFQDVMLASGELTAKRQKQQKVWMWNLIQENVVEHFRTHPTVREQIPLLEKRVLSGALSPGLAADLLLKAFKSRDQ